The following coding sequences are from one Hevea brasiliensis isolate MT/VB/25A 57/8 unplaced genomic scaffold, ASM3005281v1 Scaf213, whole genome shotgun sequence window:
- the LOC131176666 gene encoding tetrahydroberberine oxidase-like: protein MAMSISVILSLLLTLLVSFSSVTSESVDDSCCVFLRCISSHSQNHSKPISEFVLAKNTSAYSSVFQSSVRNLRFLNTSTTKPEFIITPFNESHIQAAIVCAKAYDMQIRIRSRGHDYEGLSYVSEEKFVLIDLVNLRSISIDIEKESAWVESGATLGEFYYKIAEKSNVYGFPAGSCPTVGVGGHISGGGFGTIFRKYGLAADTVIDAKIVDVNGRILDRKSMGEDLFWAIRGGGGASFGVIFSWKVRLVQIPPSVTVFKVAKTLEQGASKLLQKWQRIGDKLPEDLFLHAATEVVNASSNNNKTIRVSFDSLYLGEAGKLVPVMQDNFPELGLKLENCTEMSWIQSVLYFAGFSTSESSELLLNRTAQFKGFFKAKSDYVKEPISETGLEGLYKKLLEAETSELILTPYGGKMSEIQDSETPFPHRRGNIYKIQYMVTWDKEEETEQHLRWMRSLYSYMAPYVSKSPRAAYLNYRDLDLGRNKNGNTSFAQASVWGLKYFKNNFKRLVKVKTETDPSNFFRNEQSIPVFP, encoded by the exons ATGGCAATGTCAATCTCTGTTATTCTTTCGTTACTTCTTACCCTTTTAGTCTCCTTTTCATCTGTGACTTCAGAATCAGTTGATGATAGCTGTTGTGT CTTTTTGCGGTGCATTTCTTCTCATTCACAGAATCATTCCAAGCCAATTTCAGAATTTGTCCTCGCCAAAAATACCTCTGCTTACTCATCTGTCTTTCAATCCTCTGTtcgaaacctcagattcttgaaCACTTCAACTACGAAACCTGAATTTATTATCACCCCATTTAATGAATCTCATATCCAGGCTGCCATTGTTTGTGCCAAGGCATATGATATGCAGATAAGGATACGAAGTCGAGGTCATGATTATGAGGGCCTGTCTTATGTTTCTGAAGAAAAATTTGTGCTGATTGATCTTGTCAATCTGAGATCCATCAGTATTGACATAGAAAAGGAGAGTGCATGGGTTGAATCTGGTGCAACTCTAGGAGAGTTCTATTATAAAATTGCAGAGAAAAGCAATGTCTATGGCTTCCCAGCTGGTAGCTGTCCGACTGTAGGTGTTGGGGGACACATTAGTGGAGGAGGATTCGGGACCATATTCCGAAAGTACGGATTAGCAGCTGATACTGTTATTGATGCGAAGATAGTTGATGTTAATGGAAGAATTCTGGACAGAAAATCCATGGGAGAAGATCTTTTCTGGGCCAttagaggaggaggaggagcgaGCTTTGGAGTCATTTTTTCATGGAAAGTGAGGTTGGTTCAAATTCCTCCATCCGTAACAGTTTTTAAAGTTGCAAAAACCTTGGAACAAGGTGCAAGCAAGCTTCTTCAGAAGTGGCAAAGAATAGGAGATAAGCTTCCTGAAGACCTTTTCCTCCATGCAGCTACAGAAGTTGTGAATGCTAGCTCCAACAACAATAAAACTATTCGAGTCTCATTCGATTCATTGTATCTTGGAGAGGCAGGAAAACTTGTTCCCGTGATGCAAGATAATTTCCCAGAACTGGGTTTAAAGCTCGAAAACTGCACTGAAATGAGTTGGATTCAATCTGTCCTCTACTTTGCAGGTTTCTCAACAAGCGAATCCTCAGAACTTCTGCTTAACAGGACAGCTCAATTCAAGGGCTTCTTCAAAGCAAAATCAGATTATGTTAAGGAACCCATTTCAGAAACCGGATTGGAAGGGCTATACAAAAAGCTTCTTGAAGCAGAGACATCAGAACTGATCTTGACACCTTATGGAGGAAAGATGAGCGAGATTCAGGACTCAGAAACACCATTCCCTCACAGAAGAGGAAATATATACAAAATCCAATACATGGTAACTTGGGATAAGGAAGAGGAAACGGAGCAGCACCTGCGGTGGATGAGAAGTCTGTACTCGTACATGGCACCATATGTGTCGAAGTCACCCAGAGCTGCCTACTTAAACTATAGGGATCTTGATCTTGGAAGGAACAAAAATGGCAACACCAGCTTTGCACAAGCCAGTGTTTGGGGTTTGAAGTATTTCAAGAACAACTTTAAGAGATTAGTAAAAGTAAAGACTGAAACAGATCCTTCCAATTTCTTCAGGAATGAACAAAGCATTCCTGTGTTTCCATAA